One region of Carya illinoinensis cultivar Pawnee chromosome 8, C.illinoinensisPawnee_v1, whole genome shotgun sequence genomic DNA includes:
- the LOC122317951 gene encoding histidine-containing phosphotransfer protein 1-like has product MDVMIQLQIQLREHSAFLHKEGYLDDQFEQLQKLQDENSPDFVVEVVSIFFDDSEKLLNNLAKALEQKDVDFKQVDAHVHQFKGSSASIGAMRVKNACIEFRNYCEAQNIEECLTCMQKLQFEYSVLKNQLEYLFRLEQQIRAARV; this is encoded by the exons ATGGATGTTATGATCCAGTTGCAGATACAGTTGCGGGAACACTCCGCTTTTCTGCATAAGGAG GGATATTTGGATGACCAGTTTGAACAACTTCAGAAACTGCAAGATGAGAACAGCCCAGATTTTGTGGTTGAGGTTGTGTCTATTTTCTTTGACGATTCTGAGAAGCTCCTGAACAATTTGGCCAAAGCTCT GGAGCAGAAAGATGTGGATTTCAAACAGGTAGATGCCCATGTTCATCAGTTCAAGGGTAGTAGTGCCAG CATAGGTGCCATGAGAGTTAAAAATGCGTGCATCGAGTTCAGAAATTATTGTGAGGCCCAGAACATTGAAGA GTGTTTGACATGTATGCAAAAACTGCAGTTTGAATACTCTGTACTGAAAAACCAGCTTGAATATTTGTTCAGG CTGGAGCAACAGATCCGAGCTGCCCGCGTGTAG
- the LOC122318610 gene encoding autophagy-related protein 18g-like, which translates to MMKKGKGKNNGLLPNSLRIISSCLKTVSTNASSVASTVRSASASVAASISSASSEDLKDQVTWAGFDKLELGPSVFKHVLLLGYQNGFQVLDVEDASNFSELVSKRDGPVSFLQIQPFPALRDGIEGFKNSHPLLLVVTVDETNSSSLGQQRSNLGGLGRDGNMEPLSGNTANSSTAVQFYSLRSYSYLHVLRFRSAVCMVRCSPQIVAVGLTTQIYCFDALTLENKFSVLTYPVPQLAGQGATGVNVGYGPMAVGPRWLAYASNNPLVSNMGRLSPQNLTPSPGASPSTSPGTGSLVARYAKESSKQLAAGIINLGDMGYKTLSKYYQELLPDGSNSPVSPNSAWKVGRHAGPDMDNAGMVVVKDFISRAVISQFKAHTSPISALCFDPSGTLLVTASVYGNNINIFRIMPSCTRSGSGVLCSDWSSSHVHLYQLHRGITSAIIQDICFSHYSQWIAVVSSKGTCHVFVLSPFGGDAGFRIFKPQGEEPSLFPALSAPWWSTSSCITNQQSFPPPPPPVALSVVSRIKYSSFGWLNTVSNPTAAATGKVFVPSGAVAATFHDSLSQSLQHANSRANTLEHLLVYTPSGYVVQHELRPSVGIERSDNGLRIQSSSFVHMQEDELRLKVEPIQWWDVCRRSDWPEREDCVSGTIIHGKDAAEVVQNKPNSVDNYGMGFLCINDGMALKNVAKTYSGKPHERSHWYLSNAEVQISSVRFPIWQNSKICVYMMDSPRVDILAGGEFEIEKVPTHEVEIRRKELLPVFDRFLGIKSDWSDRDLSGGRCLNSTSSEPHPGEGKIAEETVICHSKPASLSSTESSDGGSSRRIEHLLDLDQVNSEKSCVPGCQTLNEIYGERRGCAIVESSILKQNSSNIVSIPSEHPKDADSQFDGCIHSDSPCLNSSGRPEVSVLSTDLYASNMNATGEGSTTVHNPVDFGSLLQAGYIEVMQHSGSHGLTEDDTVDVASNSNNHEWEKLGEDGENDEMFGGMFAFSEEG; encoded by the exons ATGATGAAGAAGGGAAAGGGAAAGAACAACGGCTTGTTGCCCAACTCTCTCAGGATCATATCTTCCTGCCTCAAGACCGTGTCCACTAATGCCAGCTCCGTTGCTTCCACTGTCCGCTCGGCCAGCGCTTCGGTCGCTGCTTCGATTTCTTCGGCTTCTTCCGAGGATCTCAAAGATCAG GTAACCTGGGCTGGCTTTGACAAGCTAGAGCTTGGTCCATCTGTCTTCAAACATGTTCTCTTGCTTGGCTATCAGAACGGTTTTCAAGTCCTTGATGTGGAGGATGCCTCTAACTTCAGTGAACTTGTTTCGAAGCGTGATGGCCCAGTTTCATTCTTACAGATTCAGCCCTTCCCTGCATTGCGTGATGGCATTGAAGGATTTAAAAATTCACACCCTTTATTGCTTGTTGTTACGGTGGATGAAACCAATAGTTCAAGCCTTGGTCAACAGCGAAGCAAtttgggtgggttaggaagAGATGGTAATATGGAGCCCCTATCAGGAAACACTGCCAACTCTTCTACAGCTGTTCAGTTTTACTCCCTTAGGTCTTACTCCTATCTGCATGTCCTGAGATTCCGGTCTGCTGTGTGTATGGTTAGATGCAGTCCTCagattgtggccgtgggtcttaCCACACAA ATTTACTGCTTTGATGCGCTCACTCTTGAGAATAAATTCAGCGTTCTCACCTATCCTGTTCCTCAGTTGGCAGGACAGGGAGCCACTGGGGTTAATGTTGGTTACGGTCCAATGGCTGTGGGCCCAAGATGGTTGGCTTATGCATCCAACAACCCCCTGGTGTCTAATATGGGTCGCTTGAGCCCACAAAACCTCACTCCTTCTCCAGGAGCTAGTCCATCGACATCACCTGGCACTGGTAGTTTGGTGGCTCGTTATGCTAAGGAGTCTAGTAAACAATTAGCTGCTGGAATAATCAACCTAGGGGACATGGGATACAAAACGTTGTCTAAATACTACCAAGAACTGCTCCCTGATGGATCTAACTCTCCGGTATCACCAAATTCAGCCTGGAAAGTTGGTAGACATGCAGGACCAGATATGGATAATGCAGGGATG GTTGTTGTCAAGGATTTTATTTCCCGAGCTGTTATATCTCAATTTAAAGCTCATACCAGTCCGATATCTGCACTATGTTTTGACCCTAGTGGAACCCTTCTGGTTACTGCCTCAGTGTACGGGAATAACATAAATATCTTCCGGATTATGCCATCTTGTACTAGAAGTGGATCGGGTGTTCTATGTTCTGACTGGAGCTCTTCTCATGTGCATCTTTACCAGCTGCATCGTGGAATAACATCAGCT ATAATCCAGGACATTTGCTTTAGTCATTATAGTCAGTGGATTGCAGTTGTTTCATCGAAGGGGACTTGCCATGTTTTTGTGTTGTCCCCATTTGGGGGCGATGCAGGGTTCAGAATTTTTAAACCCCAAGGTGAAGAGCCCTCACTGTTTCCCGCTTTGTCTGCTCCCTGGTGGTCTACTTCATCTTGCATCACTAATCAGCAATCTTTTCCTCCACCACCGCCACCTGTTGCTCTCTCTGTTGTGAGCAGAATAAAGTACAGTAGTTTCGGATGGCTTAATACGGTTAGCAATCCTACTGCTGCAGCAACAGGAAAAGTTTTTGTGCCATCTGGTGCTGTTGCTGCTACTTTTCATGAttctttatctcaaagtctTCAGCATGCTAACTCAAGGGCCAATACCTTGGAGCATCTGTTGGTTTATACTCCATCGGGCTATGTCGTTCAACATGAACTTCGGCCATCAGTAGGGATTGAAAGATCTGACAATGGTTTGAGGATCCAGTCATCTTCATTTGTACATATGCAGGAGGATGAGTTAAGATTGAAAGTTGAACCTATTCAGTGGTGGGATGTATGCAGAAGGTCAGATTGGCCAGAGAGAGAGGACTGTGTTTCTGGTACCATTATTCATGGAAAAGATGCTGCTGAGGTTGTTCAGAATAAACCAAATTCAGTTGATAACTATGGAATGGGTTTTCTGTGCATAAATGATGGTATGGCATTGAAAAATGTGGCAAAGACTTATTCTGGAAAGCCTCATGAAAGATCTCACTGGTACTTATCTAATGCTGAGGTGCAGATAAGCTCTGTCAGGTTTCCAATATGGCAAAACTCTAAG ATATGTGTTTATATGATGGATTCTCCAAGAGTTGATATTCTTGCTGGTGGAgagtttgaaattgaaaaagtcCCCACCCATGAAGTTGAAATAAGGCGGAAGGAATTGTTACCTGTTTTTGACCGTTTCCTGGGCATCAAATCGGATTGGAGTGACAG AGACCTTTCTGGCGGACGATGTCTTAATTCTACATCTTCAGAGCCTCATCCAGGTGAAGGCAAGATCGCAGAAGAGACTGTTATTTGTCACTCAAAGCCAGCGTCGCTTAGTTCAACTGAAAGCTCGGATGGGG GGTCATCAAGAAGAATCGAGCATTTGCTTGACTTGGATCAAGTTAATAGTGAGAAGTCTTGTGTACCTGGTTGCCAAACTTTGAATGAGATTTATGGGGAAAGAAGAGGGTGTGCCATTGTTGAATCTTCGATTCTGAAGCAGAATTCTTCAAACATTGTATCTATTCCATCTGAACATCCAAAAGATGCTGATTCTCAATTTGATGGTTGTATCCATAGTGATTCCCCATGTCTAAACAGTAGTGGGAGACCTGAGGTCTCAGTTTTAAGTACTGACCTATATGCTTCTAATATGAATGCTACTGGTGAGGGGTCTACTACTGTGCACAATCCTGTTGATTTTGGATCGTTACTTCAGGCGGGGTACATTGAGGTAATGCAGCACAGTGGTAGCCATGGATTAACTGAAGATGATACTGTTGATGTTGCGAGCAACAGTAACAATCATGAGTGGGAAAAACTAGGAGAGGATGGGGAGAATGATGAAATGTTTGGCGGCATGTTTGCCTTTTCTGAAGAAG GCTGA